A single window of Aspergillus flavus chromosome 4, complete sequence DNA harbors:
- a CDS encoding tricarboxylate carrier protein, whose product MSTKSAQGNGNGNGNGKKPASAAVNLIGNGSLSWLDTVKVRMQLSRRARAPGVKPRGFVATGVEIVKKETALGLYKGLGAVLGGIIPKMAIRFTSYEWYKQMLADKETGHVTSKATFLAGLSAGVTEAVAVVNPMEVVKIRLQAQYHSLADPLDAPKYRSAPHALFTVIKEEGFIALYRGVSLTALRQGTNQAANFTAYSELKAALQRWQPEYADTQLPSYQTTVIGLISGAVGPFSNAPIDTIKTRLQKTRAEPGQSAVSRIMAIANDMFKQEGARAFYKGITPRVMRVAPGQAVTFTVYEFLRGKLERSNWAFVGGKFEE is encoded by the exons ATGTCGACGAAGAGTGCGCAAGGCAATGGCAATGGCAATGGCAATGGCAAGAAGCCGGCTTCTGCGGCTGTGAACTTGATCG GCAATGGCTCACTGTCATGGTTAGATACCGTTAAGGTCCGGATGCAGCTTTCGCGGCGCGCCAGAGCCCCGGGT GTAAAACCCCGCGGGTTTGTTGCCACTGGTGTTGAGATTGTGAAGAAGGAGACTGCTCTGGGTCTCTATAAGGGTCTAGGAGCTGTCCTGGGAGGTATCATTCCGAAAATGGCAATCCGTTTCACCTCCTATGAGTGGTACAAGCAAATGCTTGCGGACAAGGAGACAGGACATGTCACAAGCAAAGCAACTTTCCTTG CCGGTCTATCTGCTGGTGTCACCGAAGCTGTGGCGGTCGTCAACCCTATGGAAGTCGTCAAGATTCGTCTGCAAGCACAGTATCATAGTTTGGCCGATCCTCTTGATGCGCCCAAGTACCGCAGTGCCCCGCATGCACTTTTCACCGtgatcaaggaagaagggtTCATCGCTCTTTACCGTGGTGTCTCCCTGACAGCCCTCCGACAGGGAACAAACCAGGCCGCCAACTTCACTGCATACAGCGAGCTGAAGGCTGCGCTCCAGAGATGGCAGCCCGAGTACGCCGATACCCAGCTCCCATCTTACCAGACGACCGTGATCGGATTGATCTCTGGTGCCGTCGGTCCCTTCTCCAACGCCCCCATCGACACAATCAAGACGAGACTGCAGAAGACCCGCGCCGAGCCCGGCCAATCAGCTGTATCACGTATCATGGCCATCGCCAACGATATGTTCAAGCAAGAAGGTGCACGTGCTTTCTACAAGGGTATCACACCTCGTGTGATGAGAGTGGCTCCTGGTCAGGCCGTCACCTTCACCGTGTACGAATTCCTCAGAGGCAAGCTGGAGAGGTCCAACTGGGCCTTCGTGGGAGGCAAATTCGAGGAGTAA